The DNA region AAAAAGTTAAATCCATAACTCCTATAATATCACCTTTTTGTTGATTTGCATGGCACATCAAACACTCTTGAGTTGCAATCATTGGTTTTATCATTCTAAGATTATGTTGTTCTTTATTTTTTAGTTCAAGAATTTGAGATTTTTTAGTTTCAAATGATTTTAAAATATCTTTATCATTTGTAAACTTTGTCTCTGGTGCATATAATTCAATTAAAGGTTGACTTTTTGCAACAACTAATTTTTTTACACCTTTTATTCCTCTTGCTTCTTCTTCTGCTTTTTGGATATGCTCTGGAACACCAGTATTCATTGCATTTCTTAAGCTTTGAAAAATTGCAGTATTTAACATTTCAAGGTTTTCTTTTGTAACAGCAATAGAATCTTTTTTTACACTTTCTGTTGTAAAATAAACAATCGTTAAACTGCTCATTGTCATAAGAATCAGTAAAGAAAATATTATTTTATTACTGATCTTTTTCATTACAATATCGAGCATCCCCAAGCCCCTTTTTTTTAAGTTTATTTATTATATAATGAAAAATATTTATAATAGATTATTGACACTGTAAAATATAATTTTTTTTTAAAATTGTTTAAAAATATAACAAAAGAGTAAATTGATGATTGTTGGAATAGAAGGTAAAATAGAGAAAAAAGAACCGACACTTTTACATTTAAATGTAAATGGACTTATTTATGAAGTTTTTGTTTCTATAAATTGTAGTTCAAAAATAACTAATAATGAAGTTAAACTTTTTACTACTCACATTATTAGGGAAGATGCACAAACTTTATATGGATTTTTAGATATAAATGAAAAAAAACTTTTTGATACTGTAATAAAAATAAATGGAGTTGGACCTAAAGTTGCATTAGCTATTTGTTCTACTTTTACTCCTTCTTCCTTTGCTCAAATTGTTAGTGCAAATGATGTTTCGATGTTAAAAAGAGTTCCAGGAATTGGTCCAAAAGGTGCAAGTAGAATATTAGTTGAATTATCTGGTTTTGTTGTAGATGCGGATGCAAGTGATGATAATACAAATGCAACTATTACACTTGAAGCTTCATTAGCATTAGAATCACTTGGATTTAAAAAAGATATAGTTGCAAAAATTTTAAAAACATGTACTTCTACAAATACAAGTGATCTTGTAAAAGAAGCATTAAAAAAATTACAAAAATAGTTTAGGAGATTGGATTGAAATTAGGTATAGTTTTTGGTGGAGTTTCATATGAACATGAAATCTCAATTGTTTCAGCAATAGCAATGAAAGATGTAATACATACGCAATTGGTTTATATATTTTTAGATCAAAATAGAGATTTTTATTTAATCCCAACTGATATAATAAAATCAAAACTTTTTAGTAGTGGTGAATATAAAAAGTGTGAAAAACTTACTCTAGAGAAAGGTGCTTTCTTTACTCAAAAAGCATTTTTATCTAAATCAAAAAAAATAGAAGCAGACTTATTATTAAATATGATGCATGGTGGCGATGGTGAAGATGGAGTTATTGCATCACTTTTAGAATTTAATAATATAAAATATATAGGTCCAAGAAAAGAAGCTTGTAGTGTAAGTTTCAATAAGTTTTTAACAAAAGGTTATGCTTCAAGTGTAAATATTAAAACAATCGACTATAAATATTTTACAAAAAATGATGAAGTTAAAATTGATAATTTTCCTGTTATTATTAAACCAGTAAGACTAGGAAGTTCTATTGGAGTATCAATAGTAAAATCTGAAAAAGAGTTATCTTATGCTTTAGATGTAGCTTTTGAGTTTGATGATGCAATACTTGTTGAGCCTTTTATCTCTGGTATAAAAGAGTATAATTTAGCAGGTTGTAAAATAGATGGAGATTTTGAATTTTCTATTATAGAAGAACCTCAAAAAGCTGATTTTTTAGATTTTGATAAAAAGTATTTAGATTTTGCTAGAACAAGTACAGCTTTAAAAGCTGATATTTCAGATGAACTTGCAACAAAGATAAAAGATAGTTTTAAATCAATTTATAATACTTTATTTGATGGTGCATTAATTAGATGTGACTTTTTTGTAAAAGATAATGAAGTTTATTTAAATGAAATAAATCCAGTTCCTGGAAGTATGGCAAACTATCTATTTTCTGATTTTGATGGTGTTATTAAAAAATTATCAAATAACCTACCAAATACAAGAAATATTGTAATAAATTATGAATATGTAAATAAAATACAAGCGAGCAAAGGTAAATAATTGGCTGTAAAAAATATAGCAATTTTTGAAAAAGATTTTGATATTTCTTATGAGATTGTAAACCCAACTGCAAAAAAAGATATAGTATTTTTGCATGGTTGGGGTAGCAATAAAAGTATAATGAAAAATGCGTTTTCAAATACTTTAAAAAATTTTAGACATATCTATATTGATATGCCAGGATTTGGAAAAACTTCAAATGAATATGTTCTTCAAACAACTGATTATGTTATCATTATTGATAAATTCCTTCAAGCAATAGACTCAGTGCCAACTGCAATTGCTGGACACTCTTACGGAGGGAAAGTTGCAACTTTATTAAAACCTCAAAATCTTATACTTTTAAGTACGGCTGGAATTTTAGAAGAAAAAAGTTTAAAAGTGAAATTAAAAATATTTTTTGCAAAAATTTTAAATATGTTAGGTCTTAGAAATATTACAAAAACTTTCAGAAGTAAAGATGTTGAATCTATGAATGAAAATATGTATGAAACTTTTAAAAATGTAGTAAATGAAGATTTCACTATCTATTTTAAAGAATTTAAAAATAATGCTCTAATTTTTTGGGGTGAAGAAGATACGGCAACTT from Malaciobacter molluscorum LMG 25693 includes:
- a CDS encoding alpha/beta fold hydrolase, whose amino-acid sequence is MAVKNIAIFEKDFDISYEIVNPTAKKDIVFLHGWGSNKSIMKNAFSNTLKNFRHIYIDMPGFGKTSNEYVLQTTDYVIIIDKFLQAIDSVPTAIAGHSYGGKVATLLKPQNLILLSTAGILEEKSLKVKLKIFFAKILNMLGLRNITKTFRSKDVESMNENMYETFKNVVNEDFTIYFKEFKNNALIFWGEEDTATSLQSGKKISQLIEKSTFKSYKGDHYFFCKNAEDIAKCIEDGIL
- a CDS encoding D-alanine--D-alanine ligase — translated: MKLGIVFGGVSYEHEISIVSAIAMKDVIHTQLVYIFLDQNRDFYLIPTDIIKSKLFSSGEYKKCEKLTLEKGAFFTQKAFLSKSKKIEADLLLNMMHGGDGEDGVIASLLEFNNIKYIGPRKEACSVSFNKFLTKGYASSVNIKTIDYKYFTKNDEVKIDNFPVIIKPVRLGSSIGVSIVKSEKELSYALDVAFEFDDAILVEPFISGIKEYNLAGCKIDGDFEFSIIEEPQKADFLDFDKKYLDFARTSTALKADISDELATKIKDSFKSIYNTLFDGALIRCDFFVKDNEVYLNEINPVPGSMANYLFSDFDGVIKKLSNNLPNTRNIVINYEYVNKIQASKGK
- the ruvA gene encoding Holliday junction branch migration protein RuvA, whose amino-acid sequence is MIVGIEGKIEKKEPTLLHLNVNGLIYEVFVSINCSSKITNNEVKLFTTHIIREDAQTLYGFLDINEKKLFDTVIKINGVGPKVALAICSTFTPSSFAQIVSANDVSMLKRVPGIGPKGASRILVELSGFVVDADASDDNTNATITLEASLALESLGFKKDIVAKILKTCTSTNTSDLVKEALKKLQK